The following are encoded together in the Mycolicibacterium arabiense genome:
- a CDS encoding YceI family protein, protein MDTSSRTLDPSMGELRVGTKAEGPAARLGHDLTLVMDVWIAEVSWVDGRPGAVILTVQSASLSVLRGDGGVKSLSGAEKALVRSNALRALDVKRHPTIGYRSDEIVATDGGYRLAGSLAIHGKTHPRAIDLQVTDLGDTWRLTSDSVVRQSEFGVKPYSLMMGSLRVADDVTVSFSANLAKK, encoded by the coding sequence ATGGATACCTCGTCGCGGACGCTCGACCCCTCCATGGGTGAGTTGCGAGTGGGCACCAAGGCCGAGGGCCCGGCGGCGCGACTGGGTCACGACTTGACGCTGGTCATGGACGTGTGGATCGCCGAGGTGTCCTGGGTCGACGGACGTCCCGGTGCCGTGATTCTGACCGTCCAGTCAGCCTCACTGTCAGTCCTGCGTGGTGACGGGGGAGTGAAGTCGCTCTCGGGAGCGGAGAAGGCGCTGGTGCGATCGAATGCGTTGCGTGCGCTCGATGTAAAGCGTCATCCCACGATCGGCTACCGGAGCGACGAGATCGTGGCGACCGACGGCGGTTACCGACTGGCGGGTTCGCTCGCCATCCACGGCAAGACTCACCCGCGCGCGATCGACCTTCAGGTGACGGACCTCGGCGACACGTGGCGCCTGACGAGTGACTCCGTCGTCCGCCAGTCCGAGTTCGGCGTCAAACCGTATTCGTTGATGATGGGATCGCTGCGGGTGGCTGACGACGTCACGGTGTCGTTCTCGGCGAATCTGGCCAAGAAATGA
- a CDS encoding GMC family oxidoreductase yields the protein MSPAEFDFVIVGAGSAGCLLANRLSANPDHRVLLIEAGGKDDWFWIKVPVGYLYTIANPRTDWCFATEPDPGLAGRSIHYARGRVIGGSSSINAMIHMRGQASDYEAWARATGDERWLWGGTDGSAGETLTIYKELEDYFGGADDWHGAGGEIAVERPRVRWKVLDAWQAAAAELGIEPIEEFNRGSNDGSAYFHVNQRRGRRWSMADSFLHPIAHRPNLTIYTHTQALHLLMDDQVHEGQRDGAWTEAQHRATGVRLRKDGQIIDVQARREVILSAGAIGSPQLMQASGLGPAGLLTQHQVPVAVDLPGVGENLQDHLQLRTVYRVRGARTVNTLYRNWITRAGMGLQYLLLRSGPLTMPPSTLGAFARSDPALASPNLEWHVQPLSLAKFGEPLHPFGAITPSVCNLRPTSRGHVRIAGADPLTSPKISCNYLSTDADREIAVRGLRMTRRIMAAQPLARYRPEEVLPGPRLESDDDLEQAARELGTTIFHPVGTCAMGAFDSHGRPRSAATVLDTDCRVYRVAGLRVVDASAMPTITSGNTNAPVMLIAERAARAILN from the coding sequence ATGAGCCCCGCCGAGTTCGACTTCGTCATCGTGGGAGCGGGCAGCGCGGGCTGCCTGCTCGCCAACCGGCTCAGCGCCAACCCCGACCACCGGGTGCTGTTGATCGAGGCCGGCGGCAAGGACGACTGGTTCTGGATCAAGGTGCCGGTGGGCTACCTGTACACGATCGCCAACCCGCGCACCGACTGGTGTTTCGCGACCGAACCCGACCCGGGACTGGCCGGCCGCAGCATCCACTACGCGCGTGGCCGGGTCATCGGTGGCAGTTCGTCCATCAACGCGATGATCCACATGCGCGGGCAGGCATCCGATTACGAAGCCTGGGCTCGGGCCACCGGTGACGAGCGGTGGCTGTGGGGCGGCACCGACGGGTCCGCTGGCGAGACCCTGACGATCTACAAGGAATTGGAGGACTACTTCGGCGGCGCCGACGACTGGCACGGCGCCGGCGGTGAGATCGCGGTCGAGCGGCCACGCGTGCGCTGGAAGGTCTTGGACGCCTGGCAGGCCGCTGCTGCCGAACTGGGCATCGAGCCGATCGAGGAATTCAATCGCGGAAGCAACGACGGCAGTGCGTACTTCCACGTCAACCAGCGGCGCGGCCGCCGCTGGTCGATGGCGGATTCCTTCCTGCATCCCATCGCCCATCGACCGAATCTCACCATCTACACCCACACCCAGGCCCTGCACCTGCTGATGGACGACCAGGTCCACGAAGGTCAGCGGGACGGCGCCTGGACCGAGGCTCAGCACCGCGCCACCGGGGTGCGGCTGCGCAAAGACGGCCAGATCATCGACGTCCAGGCCCGCCGGGAGGTGATCCTGAGCGCCGGAGCGATTGGCTCGCCGCAGCTCATGCAGGCCTCGGGTCTCGGACCGGCCGGGCTGCTCACCCAGCATCAGGTGCCGGTAGCCGTCGATCTGCCGGGAGTGGGTGAGAATCTCCAGGACCACCTGCAGCTACGAACGGTCTACCGGGTGCGGGGCGCTCGGACCGTCAACACGCTCTATCGAAACTGGATCACCCGTGCCGGCATGGGACTCCAATACCTGTTGCTTCGGTCAGGACCCCTGACCATGCCGCCCTCCACGCTGGGGGCCTTCGCCAGGAGCGATCCCGCGTTGGCGAGTCCCAACTTGGAGTGGCATGTGCAGCCGTTGTCATTGGCCAAGTTCGGAGAGCCCCTGCATCCCTTCGGAGCGATCACTCCCTCGGTGTGCAATCTGCGCCCCACCTCACGAGGTCACGTGCGCATTGCTGGGGCAGACCCGCTGACCTCACCGAAGATCTCCTGCAACTACCTGTCCACCGACGCCGATCGTGAGATCGCCGTGCGGGGCTTGAGGATGACCCGACGGATCATGGCGGCGCAGCCGCTGGCCCGGTACCGCCCGGAAGAGGTGTTGCCGGGCCCACGACTAGAGAGCGACGACGACCTCGAGCAGGCGGCCCGGGAGCTGGGAACGACCATCTTCCATCCAGTGGGCACCTGTGCGATGGGGGCCTTCGATTCACACGGTCGGCCACGGTCGGCCGCAACGGTGCTCGACACCGATTGTCGCGTGTACCGCGTCGCCGGCCTCCGCGTGGTCGACGCGTCGGCGATGCCCACCATCACTTCGGGAAACACCAACGCACCGGTCATGCTGATCGCAGAACGCGCTGCGCGGGCAATCCTGAACTGA
- a CDS encoding LLM class F420-dependent oxidoreductase, producing MTRPVRVAVQIQPGGTPDYRTWRDAVLAADDLGVDVIFGYDHFHRPAMKEIVDGKPVMFDEQPDVANFEGWTALASWGEITSHAEIGLLVTGVGYRNADLLADMARTVDHISGGRLILGLGAGWYEKDYTTYGYDFGTFGSRFDLFDESLIRIEKRLAALIPPPVRKLPILIGGTGPKRSLPAVARHADIWHAFTDLDAFRRSSDRVDELAASFGRDGADIERSTLWENADSADEFRQAGVTLFQTELTPDDGYDLSSLKEVLTWRDNG from the coding sequence ATGACCCGTCCCGTCCGCGTCGCCGTGCAGATCCAGCCCGGCGGCACGCCCGATTACCGCACTTGGCGCGATGCCGTCCTGGCCGCCGACGACCTCGGCGTCGACGTGATCTTCGGCTACGACCACTTCCACCGTCCGGCGATGAAGGAAATCGTCGACGGCAAGCCGGTCATGTTCGACGAGCAGCCCGACGTCGCCAATTTCGAGGGGTGGACCGCGCTCGCGTCGTGGGGCGAGATCACCTCACACGCCGAGATCGGTCTCCTCGTCACCGGCGTCGGCTACCGCAATGCGGACTTGCTCGCCGACATGGCGCGCACCGTCGACCACATCAGCGGCGGACGGCTCATCCTCGGCCTGGGCGCGGGATGGTACGAAAAGGACTACACCACCTACGGTTACGACTTCGGCACCTTCGGCTCCCGCTTCGACCTGTTCGACGAGAGCCTGATCCGCATCGAGAAGAGGCTCGCTGCACTGATCCCGCCGCCGGTGCGCAAGCTCCCGATCCTCATCGGCGGCACCGGTCCCAAGCGCTCACTGCCCGCCGTTGCCCGGCACGCCGACATCTGGCACGCGTTCACCGACCTCGACGCCTTCCGCAGGTCCAGCGACCGCGTCGACGAGTTGGCAGCGTCCTTCGGCCGCGACGGCGCCGACATCGAACGCTCCACCCTGTGGGAGAACGCCGACAGCGCCGATGAGTTCCGCCAGGCTGGAGTCACGTTGTTCCAGACCGAACTCACCCCCGACGACGGTTACGACCTGTCGTCTCTCAAAGAGGTGCTCACCTGGCGGGACAACGGATAG
- a CDS encoding SRPBCC family protein, with protein MSENAKVTVERTIDASVADVFDVISNPERHPALDGSGFVRSVDHADRIQAVGEVFTMNMQGDHMGGEYKTDNHVSGYAKDKLLAWKTAPEGTDPPGWEWLWEFESQGPDQTLVRHTYDWSKVTDKKILEKVSFPLVTKDQLDDTLSRLAAEVSS; from the coding sequence ATGAGCGAAAACGCGAAGGTCACCGTTGAACGAACCATCGATGCGTCCGTGGCCGACGTCTTCGACGTCATCTCCAATCCCGAGCGCCATCCAGCGCTCGACGGCTCGGGCTTCGTCCGCAGCGTCGATCACGCTGACCGGATCCAGGCGGTCGGCGAGGTCTTCACGATGAACATGCAGGGCGACCACATGGGCGGGGAGTACAAGACCGACAACCACGTGTCCGGTTATGCGAAGGACAAGCTGCTGGCCTGGAAGACCGCGCCCGAGGGCACGGATCCTCCGGGGTGGGAATGGCTGTGGGAGTTCGAGTCTCAGGGACCTGATCAGACTTTGGTCCGCCACACCTACGACTGGTCGAAGGTCACGGACAAGAAGATCCTCGAGAAGGTGTCGTTCCCGCTGGTGACCAAGGATCAACTGGACGACACGCTATCCCGGCTCGCCGCGGAGGTCTCGTCCTGA
- a CDS encoding helix-turn-helix domain-containing protein, translated as MADQSAELGSFLRARRQAVTPEDAGLVPGDGRRVRGLRREELALLAGLSTDYYRRLEQGREHRPSLQVLRALARALRLDAPATAYLVSLVHPLPLAMPTHATTVSAGVRLLLDSGLRVPAIVVDIGLNILGINAAGRAMYSGFGDTENLARMVFLDPAARDFYTNWHQVATQIVGNLRSGLTRFPNDDRVAEVVDDISARTSVFVELWATHDVRPRTSEDKVFNHPQVGELHLHFEALEVAGAPDQRLFVYCPLENGPSPDAVALLESLATEPASAAIN; from the coding sequence ATGGCAGACCAATCGGCGGAACTCGGTTCGTTCTTACGAGCGAGGCGCCAAGCGGTGACGCCGGAGGACGCCGGCCTCGTACCGGGCGACGGGCGGCGGGTTCGTGGCCTCCGTCGAGAAGAGCTGGCTCTCCTTGCCGGGTTGAGCACCGATTACTACCGACGGCTTGAACAGGGGCGGGAACACCGACCGTCGCTGCAAGTGCTTCGTGCGCTCGCACGAGCACTGCGACTCGACGCGCCCGCGACTGCCTACCTCGTCTCCCTCGTCCATCCCCTCCCCCTCGCGATGCCGACTCACGCCACCACGGTCTCGGCGGGAGTCCGGCTGCTCCTCGATTCCGGCTTGCGCGTACCGGCAATCGTCGTCGACATAGGCCTCAACATCCTCGGAATCAACGCGGCTGGTCGCGCGATGTACAGCGGCTTCGGCGACACCGAGAACCTTGCCCGCATGGTGTTCCTCGACCCTGCCGCCAGAGATTTCTACACGAACTGGCACCAGGTGGCCACTCAGATCGTCGGCAACCTCCGTTCAGGCCTGACACGATTCCCGAATGACGACCGCGTCGCCGAGGTGGTCGATGACATCTCTGCTCGCACTTCGGTATTCGTCGAATTGTGGGCGACCCACGATGTGCGTCCGCGCACCAGCGAGGACAAGGTGTTCAATCATCCGCAGGTTGGCGAGCTACACCTGCACTTCGAGGCGCTCGAGGTAGCCGGTGCGCCTGACCAGCGGCTGTTCGTCTACTGTCCGCTCGAGAACGGACCGTCTCCCGACGCCGTCGCCTTGCTGGAATCGCTGGCAACGGAGCCCGCGTCGGCGGCGATCAATTGA
- a CDS encoding aldo/keto reductase has product MVNVEPQTISIAGKTVSRLGFGSMRFTGRGIWGEPQDRDECIAVARRAVDLGVQFIDTADSYGPHVAEQILHEALHPYPDDIVIATKAGLTRNGPDVIDTDDGPKRLGPAAWPPVGRPEYLRQQVLMSMRRLGVDQIDLLQLHRVDPKVPLADQIGELKALQDEGKIREIGMSQCTVAQLDEARQIADIVSVQSRFNVIDRSANDMLEVCERDGLAFIPWAPVAQGGLASAHQALADVARAHQCTVGQVAIAWLLHLSPAMLPIPGTSRRTHLEENVAAADIRLTPDQLEQLTVAVN; this is encoded by the coding sequence ATGGTGAACGTGGAGCCGCAGACGATCAGTATTGCCGGTAAGACGGTGTCGCGCTTGGGTTTCGGTTCGATGAGATTCACGGGCCGCGGGATCTGGGGTGAGCCCCAGGACCGGGACGAGTGCATCGCCGTGGCCCGTCGGGCGGTTGACCTCGGCGTGCAGTTCATCGACACGGCCGACTCCTACGGTCCGCACGTCGCCGAACAGATCCTGCATGAGGCGCTGCATCCCTACCCCGACGACATCGTGATCGCGACCAAGGCAGGCTTGACCCGAAACGGACCCGATGTCATCGACACTGACGACGGGCCGAAACGCCTCGGGCCGGCGGCGTGGCCACCGGTCGGACGACCCGAATACCTCCGACAGCAGGTACTGATGAGCATGCGCCGCTTGGGGGTCGATCAGATCGATCTGTTGCAGCTACATCGGGTGGATCCGAAAGTGCCGTTGGCAGACCAAATTGGTGAACTCAAGGCGCTTCAGGATGAGGGGAAGATCCGCGAGATCGGCATGTCGCAATGCACGGTCGCACAGCTCGACGAGGCACGGCAGATCGCCGACATCGTCAGTGTGCAAAGTCGGTTCAACGTCATCGACCGGAGCGCCAACGACATGTTGGAGGTGTGCGAGCGCGATGGGCTCGCGTTCATTCCGTGGGCGCCGGTGGCGCAGGGCGGTCTCGCCTCGGCCCACCAAGCGCTTGCAGACGTTGCCCGGGCGCACCAGTGCACCGTGGGTCAGGTGGCGATCGCCTGGTTGTTGCACCTTTCACCGGCGATGCTTCCCATCCCCGGCACGTCGCGCCGCACGCATCTGGAAGAGAACGTGGCCGCCGCGGACATTCGGTTGACACCGGATCAGCTCGAACAGCTCACGGTGGCTGTCAATTGA
- a CDS encoding helix-turn-helix transcriptional regulator, which produces MAATLDLRTEIREFLRSRRARIAPETAGLPAYGGRRRVEGLRREEVALLAGVSVEYYVRIERGNLAGTSQGVLDALATALQLNEAERDHLVHLARQSGAPGGRPHDEPPTTARPALQEVLDAITGAPALIRNGRHDVLAMNHLCRALYSPVLADPRRPANTARFVYLHPSEAKAFFVDYDQAARNAAAMLRMEVGRNPHDEELLALVGELSAGSASFRQQWASRDVRVHGYGSKHVNHPVVGRLDLNFESMDLPTEPGLQMNVYTATAGGPTADKLALLASWASQETPAAGKSLGSVAPTPR; this is translated from the coding sequence ATGGCCGCCACGCTTGACCTGCGCACCGAGATCCGAGAGTTTCTGAGGTCGCGTCGCGCCCGCATCGCCCCTGAGACGGCTGGCCTGCCCGCCTACGGCGGTCGGCGTCGCGTCGAGGGTCTGCGTCGCGAGGAGGTAGCGCTGCTCGCTGGCGTATCGGTCGAGTACTACGTACGGATCGAGCGCGGCAACCTTGCCGGCACCTCGCAGGGCGTACTCGACGCCTTGGCCACGGCCTTGCAGCTCAACGAAGCGGAGCGCGATCACCTCGTGCATCTCGCACGCCAGTCCGGGGCGCCCGGTGGTCGACCGCACGACGAACCTCCCACGACAGCGCGTCCCGCGCTACAAGAGGTCCTCGACGCAATCACCGGTGCGCCGGCGCTGATCCGCAATGGGCGCCACGACGTGCTTGCCATGAATCACCTGTGTCGCGCGCTGTATTCACCGGTGCTGGCCGACCCGCGACGGCCCGCGAACACAGCGCGATTCGTGTACTTGCATCCCAGCGAGGCGAAGGCGTTCTTCGTCGACTACGACCAGGCGGCGCGGAATGCGGCCGCGATGTTGCGCATGGAAGTGGGCCGTAATCCTCACGACGAGGAACTGCTCGCCCTGGTGGGTGAACTATCAGCGGGCAGTGCGTCGTTCCGGCAGCAGTGGGCGTCGCGCGACGTGCGGGTGCACGGATATGGGAGCAAGCACGTGAACCACCCGGTGGTGGGTCGGCTCGACTTGAACTTCGAGTCCATGGATCTGCCCACCGAACCTGGACTGCAGATGAACGTGTACACGGCTACTGCGGGAGGGCCGACCGCCGACAAGCTGGCCCTGTTGGCGTCATGGGCCAGCCAAGAGACGCCGGCAGCCGGCAAGAGTTTGGGATCGGTAGCGCCAACGCCCCGGTGA
- a CDS encoding alpha/beta fold hydrolase gives MTTARDVDVHHGRAWVDPDQTVRLGYTVVTPPEPTKTVVLLHGAPQTRYEWRKVMMPLAAAGYRVIMPDYRGAGASDKPRDGYDKWTMAGDVHSLVRETLGVAEPISLVGHDLGSTLALSFALRYRDDTVSVTFMEAPLPGTAYYEWRVAQKSAWQFSFHANPDVAVYLVHGRERWYVNRFFDDLTYQPDAISNHDLDVYARAYEAPGAMRAMCEVYRELDRDADDNRAALHRHGKLTIPVLASGGASGPLASNFRAMCEEIADSVTDHLVPDCGHWVAEEQPEYFVKMFCEFDAAARGATA, from the coding sequence ATGACCACAGCGCGCGACGTCGACGTCCACCACGGTCGGGCCTGGGTCGACCCGGATCAGACGGTTCGCCTCGGCTATACGGTCGTCACTCCACCCGAACCCACCAAGACCGTCGTGCTTCTCCACGGCGCCCCCCAGACGCGATACGAGTGGCGCAAGGTCATGATGCCACTGGCTGCCGCCGGCTATCGGGTGATCATGCCCGACTATCGCGGCGCCGGCGCGTCTGACAAACCCCGTGACGGGTACGACAAGTGGACCATGGCCGGTGACGTCCACAGTCTGGTGCGCGAGACCCTGGGCGTGGCAGAGCCCATCTCGCTCGTCGGCCATGACCTCGGGTCGACGCTGGCTCTGAGTTTCGCGCTGCGGTACCGCGATGACACCGTGAGCGTCACCTTCATGGAGGCTCCGCTGCCGGGCACTGCCTACTACGAATGGCGCGTGGCTCAGAAGTCAGCGTGGCAGTTCTCCTTTCATGCGAACCCGGACGTCGCGGTGTACCTCGTGCATGGACGTGAGCGTTGGTACGTCAACCGGTTCTTCGACGACTTGACCTACCAACCGGATGCGATCTCCAATCACGACCTCGACGTCTATGCCCGCGCCTACGAAGCACCAGGAGCCATGCGCGCGATGTGCGAGGTGTATCGGGAACTCGACCGCGACGCCGACGACAATCGCGCCGCGCTGCATCGACATGGCAAGCTCACCATCCCGGTGTTGGCTTCGGGAGGTGCTTCCGGGCCGCTCGCCAGCAACTTCCGGGCGATGTGTGAAGAGATCGCCGATTCGGTGACGGATCACCTCGTCCCGGACTGCGGCCACTGGGTGGCTGAGGAGCAGCCAGAGTACTTCGTCAAGATGTTCTGCGAATTCGACGCGGCCGCTCGCGGCGCAACCGCTTAG
- a CDS encoding cupin domain-containing protein yields MTANDESRPRVLIGRAGASPAYWYRGALWNVLMSADETRGEFTLLEQIVPAGAGPPAHVHERQAEGFYVLSGELELVVGPGDEVVRVGPGSSVWVPKSTRHSFRVVSDEDARLLNFYAPGGFDDHLPFYGIAATAQTLPPAELGVSVLDRERMATSQETRAAYLQRLADLAEGTWDFSIADPTAPSPD; encoded by the coding sequence ATGACAGCGAACGACGAGTCACGACCGCGAGTGCTAATCGGACGAGCTGGGGCGTCCCCGGCGTACTGGTATCGCGGCGCGCTGTGGAACGTCTTGATGTCCGCCGACGAAACCCGGGGCGAATTCACGCTTCTCGAGCAGATCGTCCCCGCAGGAGCCGGCCCGCCGGCGCACGTCCACGAGCGGCAAGCAGAGGGCTTCTACGTCCTGTCTGGCGAACTGGAGTTGGTCGTCGGGCCCGGCGACGAGGTCGTGCGGGTGGGACCGGGATCGTCGGTCTGGGTTCCGAAGTCGACCAGACATTCGTTTCGGGTCGTGTCCGACGAGGACGCTCGACTGCTCAACTTCTATGCGCCAGGTGGATTCGACGATCACCTGCCGTTCTATGGCATCGCAGCGACGGCGCAAACACTGCCGCCGGCCGAACTCGGAGTGTCCGTGTTGGACCGCGAGCGCATGGCCACCTCGCAGGAAACTCGCGCCGCCTATCTGCAACGGCTCGCGGACCTTGCCGAGGGAACCTGGGACTTCTCGATCGCCGACCCCACCGCGCCCTCCCCCGACTGA
- a CDS encoding TetR/AcrR family transcriptional regulator has protein sequence MPRWEHGSEDRLKQAAMELFDEQGFANTTAVEIANRARVTTRTFFRYFSDKQALVFADAESLRAALVERILQATTVAEPLQTVMGALAGFDWESLGSRDVQRQRGAMIDANPDLLERELIKQQQMADEFRRALEQRGVAAHVAELAADVGIQLFRIAYRRWLAADHGEAGLHRFVDEVTSTLAGLVAGNPSAAAT, from the coding sequence ATGCCTCGGTGGGAGCACGGCAGCGAAGACCGCCTGAAGCAGGCCGCAATGGAACTGTTCGACGAGCAGGGGTTCGCGAACACGACCGCCGTCGAGATCGCGAACCGAGCGCGCGTAACCACTCGCACTTTCTTCAGGTACTTCTCCGACAAGCAAGCATTGGTGTTCGCGGACGCCGAGTCGCTCCGCGCGGCGCTCGTCGAGCGAATCCTGCAAGCGACGACGGTCGCGGAGCCGCTGCAGACGGTGATGGGCGCCTTGGCCGGATTCGACTGGGAGAGCCTGGGATCACGGGACGTCCAACGTCAACGGGGCGCCATGATCGACGCGAACCCAGATCTGCTCGAGCGCGAACTCATCAAGCAGCAGCAGATGGCCGACGAGTTCCGTCGCGCACTGGAGCAACGCGGTGTCGCGGCACACGTCGCCGAACTCGCGGCCGACGTGGGGATCCAGCTGTTTCGGATCGCTTATCGGCGATGGCTGGCGGCTGACCACGGAGAAGCCGGTCTGCACAGATTCGTCGACGAGGTGACGTCGACGCTGGCCGGACTCGTTGCCGGCAATCCCTCGGCCGCTGCGACCTAG
- a CDS encoding SDR family oxidoreductase codes for MVDGQFATQTELFDLTGKRGLVTGGTRGIGMMIARGLLQAGARVAISSRNAEACAQAQEQLSEYGDVWAIPADLSRHDECERLADLVTADSGSLDILVNNAGAMWDEPLETFPDAAWDTVVDLNLKSPFWLVQALLPALRTAGVADDPARIINIGSIAAIHIPARPNYSYSSSKAALHQLTRVLAKELGPQHITVNAVAPGPFPSTMMASTLDEFGDAIAASAPLRRIGRDDDMAGVAVFLASRAGAYLTGTIIPVDGGIATTA; via the coding sequence ATGGTGGACGGCCAATTCGCAACGCAAACAGAACTTTTCGACCTGACTGGTAAGCGCGGCCTGGTCACCGGTGGCACCAGGGGCATCGGGATGATGATCGCGCGCGGGCTCCTTCAGGCGGGCGCCCGCGTGGCCATCAGCTCGCGCAACGCCGAAGCGTGCGCTCAGGCGCAAGAACAGCTGTCCGAGTACGGCGACGTCTGGGCCATCCCCGCCGATCTGTCCCGCCACGACGAGTGTGAGCGTCTCGCCGACCTCGTCACCGCGGATTCCGGGAGCCTCGACATCCTGGTCAACAATGCGGGCGCGATGTGGGACGAGCCGTTGGAGACGTTCCCGGACGCGGCTTGGGACACGGTCGTCGATCTCAACCTGAAGTCGCCGTTCTGGCTGGTGCAGGCGCTGCTGCCGGCACTTCGCACTGCTGGTGTCGCCGACGACCCCGCGCGGATCATCAACATCGGCAGCATCGCGGCGATACACATCCCGGCGCGGCCCAACTACTCGTATTCCAGCAGCAAGGCGGCGCTGCACCAGCTCACCCGAGTGCTCGCAAAAGAGCTTGGTCCGCAACACATCACGGTGAACGCCGTCGCGCCGGGGCCGTTTCCGTCGACGATGATGGCGTCGACTCTCGACGAGTTCGGCGATGCGATCGCGGCCTCGGCTCCGCTGCGTCGGATCGGCCGCGACGACGACATGGCGGGTGTCGCCGTGTTCCTTGCCAGCCGCGCAGGCGCTTACCTGACGGGCACCATCATCCCCGTCGATGGAGGGATCGCCACGACCGCGTGA
- a CDS encoding FixH family protein — protein MSRHRLLVIAAIAAVVVGAGVWLLWPKSTDDGAATATAGPYRVQLIGESLKAGISPVTVEITGNESQPPTPDSVSFEPAMPQMGHATTPVATVAQGDGRYRADVDLSMAGQWDITVRIAASGAVHEAVLSVTTNG, from the coding sequence GTGAGTCGCCACCGTCTCCTCGTCATCGCCGCGATCGCCGCCGTCGTCGTCGGTGCCGGAGTCTGGTTGCTGTGGCCGAAATCGACGGACGATGGCGCGGCCACCGCAACGGCAGGACCGTACCGCGTGCAGCTGATCGGCGAGTCGCTGAAGGCCGGAATCAGCCCGGTCACCGTCGAGATAACCGGCAACGAAAGCCAGCCCCCTACACCGGACTCGGTCAGCTTCGAACCCGCGATGCCTCAAATGGGTCATGCCACAACACCTGTGGCCACCGTGGCCCAGGGTGACGGCCGGTACCGCGCCGACGTCGATCTGTCCATGGCCGGGCAGTGGGACATCACGGTCCGCATCGCCGCCAGCGGCGCAGTGCATGAAGCAGTTCTGAGCGTCACCACCAACGGCTAG
- a CDS encoding nuclear transport factor 2 family protein, producing MTATARIFELLTRNLQEVFGEGDATRRRAAIEEFYIDDCVVYTPDGTYVGHDALDEFAGDLRATHPHFVYTHSGEPQVLANAGIIAWGSGPRGEQPKYTGLDSLLVRDGKIVALYVFLNPTLS from the coding sequence ATGACTGCGACCGCGCGGATATTCGAACTGCTCACCCGGAACCTTCAAGAGGTCTTCGGTGAGGGAGATGCGACGCGGCGGCGCGCCGCCATCGAAGAGTTCTACATTGACGACTGCGTGGTCTACACGCCAGACGGCACGTATGTCGGGCACGACGCCTTGGACGAGTTCGCCGGCGATCTGCGGGCGACGCATCCGCATTTCGTCTACACCCACAGTGGAGAGCCGCAGGTGCTGGCGAATGCCGGAATCATTGCGTGGGGCTCGGGTCCTCGAGGCGAACAACCGAAATACACGGGGTTGGACAGTCTCTTGGTCCGCGACGGCAAAATCGTTGCGCTGTATGTCTTCTTGAATCCCACGTTGTCATAG
- a CDS encoding DUF3297 family protein → MSEDQNADVPPNHLSVDPRSAFYSEEVLLRDVGIRFNGAEKTNVVEYDVAEGWVRVEVPTAKDRRGNPMVVKLSGTVEPYYR, encoded by the coding sequence ATGTCCGAGGATCAGAACGCAGACGTTCCACCAAACCACCTCTCCGTCGATCCGCGCAGCGCCTTCTATAGCGAGGAGGTGCTCCTCCGCGACGTGGGCATTCGCTTCAATGGCGCCGAGAAGACCAATGTCGTCGAATACGACGTCGCCGAGGGTTGGGTGCGTGTCGAAGTCCCCACCGCGAAGGATCGCCGCGGAAATCCCATGGTCGTCAAGCTCAGTGGCACGGTTGAACCGTATTACCGCTGA